The Ovis aries strain OAR_USU_Benz2616 breed Rambouillet chromosome 2, ARS-UI_Ramb_v3.0, whole genome shotgun sequence nucleotide sequence ttcaccCGAAATTTTccagattcattttaaaaaattgaacgtTTGTTTTTTAAGTGGACTACCACTTAATCATCTTGCACAACTTGTGTTCTCTGGAACACACTTTGGGAAACACTACCTTTGGAAGTAACTTCTTTCCAAGCCTCAGTGGAGCTTCTGGACATTATGGAGCCACGGGCGGGCATCCCTCCCCCTATAAGCAACCGTATCACAGGGCAAACATATGTGAGACAACTATTTTCAGATCTTGGGCAATAGGCAGCTCAGCACTGCGatccctgagaagaaaaaaaagcacaggGTGAATCCTGCAATTCTGTGAGTGTCGGAAGCTGGGTGTGGTTGAGTGGGATTGTTCCTCGATCCCAGGGCGTGATCTTGGGGACCTCGGTGGGATGTCCTTGGGGAGGCTGGCCAGGAGAGCCAGGGAGTGATGGTCTGAGGGGAAGGGATGGTTTTCCTGGGTGTGGGGCAGCGTGAACCTCTCCACCTGCTCCCCATGGGCTGAGCTGCCACACAGACTGACAATGGAAACACTTGTGCGAGAGAAACACCTCTATTCAGGTGCTTCCTGTTAATCTGTGGAGGGAGTGGCAGTGGCAGCTAATTTTGGAACTTGCTTGTCTTTGAATGGGGTGATTGCTGGGAGATGTCAGCGTTTCAGATTGTTccctggaagaggaggaggaaggaggggatgtCATGGGCTCTGCTGAGCGCGGCCCCCTGCAGGCAGTGAGTGAAGTCACAGAGGGGGCCCTCGCTGGGGAGCCCAGGAGAGTGAGGGGACGAGGGATCCCAGATGCAGGGCTGGGCCAGAAGGTCCCCCAGAGGGCAAGTGACCCGATCCCCTCATTCTACCAATGGGAAGACCAGGATGCCCCAGGGAAGGGGCTCATCCAGAGTCATCCAGGGCAGCCCAGCCAGCTGCCTGGCTCCAGCAAACAACCCGGGCATCCTCCACGCTGGCTGTGCTCCCATCCCTCCCACGACCCCCCTGAGTCCATGTAGGGTTCCCCTGGCTGGGGCCTGTGCACGTCAGGAgcccctttttcctttctctggctgCAGGAGACCAGCGTGGCGGTGGGGTCACTGAGGCCAGCAGCCTCCTAGGGGGCTCACCGCGGCGGCCGTGTGGCCAGAAGGGCTCCCCATATCACACGGGGCAGCTGCACCCCGTGGCGCTTGTGGCCGATCTCCTGCAGCACATCAACCAGGTGAAGACGGCCGAGGGCTACGGCTTCAAGCAGGACAAGGTGCCTGGCCCCGTCCAGCTGGGACCCCTCCCAAGGGCCTCCCTTGGCTCCTTCCTTCTACACCCCTCCCACCAGGTTGTCACGGAGGAAATAGGAGATGGTGGATGTAAAGGCTCGGGTGCATTAGGGACTCACTGGGGCACAACTGTCAACACCCCTGCTGTGATCATCATTCCCAGCTCGGGGCCAGGTTGGATGCAGTAGGACAGGCCTTACCTGCCATCATCCCGGTTGGACTCCATCTCAGAGCAGCATTGCTGCCCCAAACTCGAGCTTACTCCATCCTCTTGCTGATGCCCTGTGCCCTCTCGGGAAACTTCCGGCTCCAGGCCCCTCTCTCAGCCTCCTAGTCTCCTTTCCTGTTCCAGGAGCCACACATCAGCACCTACTCTGCAAACCTAGATGCCTGCCTGTCGGGAGAGGCCACATCCCCGCCAGCAGGCCCGCTACAAGGAGATACAGGTCCTCAGCACTGACCGGCACTACCCTCGGAATGACCGCACTGTCGTGGAGAGTCAGTTCCAGAAGTTGggcttgtgtgcatgtgtgcgggagagagagaaagttgcATGTGTGAGCGTGGCATCTACGTGTctacatgtctgtgtgtgtgtgtgtatgtgcctgcTTGTGAATGTGTCTGTGAGAGGGTGTTTGCACGTGTGCCCATCCTTCCTGCTCGCCACAGTGGGGACCCCAACAGCTACATCCCTGCGGCCCTGACTGATGTGAGGGCTGGAGCAAAGCATACCCTAGGACCCCCTAACCTCAGCCGAGAAAATCCCAGGGAAAGGAAGCAGGGCTGAGGTCTGCAGGGGAGGACACGGGGGTGTCCCCTCTGTGCCATCCATCTCCCTAGGGACCAGACCTGTGGGGTGATCCCCTCCCCTCCAGTGATCCTCCATTCTGGGCATCAAGGCTGCTATTCCTCCTCTGTGTGCCCCTCTGCACATGGACAACCTGCTTGTCTCTGAGCCAGGGAGGGTCAAGCTAGGGCTCCCTGGTGCCGGGTGGACAAGCTGCTGGGGCAGCCCAGTCCCCCCGGCACCAGGGTCCGTGGTCCCTGATCCCAGTCACCTGAAATCAGCCCAGGAGCCAGGAGGTTCTGATTCTCAGACTGCCCTGAACTTGTCAGTGAGGGACCAGCTGGGCTCTGTTTGGAGTGGTCAAGTCTGCGGGGAGCCCCATCGGGTGCCCAAGACTGAGTTTTAGAATTTGGCCAGCCCTGGTCTCGAGGAGCTGCCAGCAGCCTTGCACCTGCGCCTTCAGAAAGTCCCAGGGAAGGGGAAGCTGGTGAACTGGGAGGGGTCCCTCGTTTCTCTGCCCTGCTCCTTTCATGGCTACAAAGGGCAAGTCAGGAGACAAATCAAGCACAAGGGTATAGGAGCCCATGCCAGCCTCTTGAGTCAAGAGGAAAGCTGAGGTCAGCTCTAGGAATGGGGTTTTAGGAGAAAATCatcaggagagggagagagacatggACAAGTGGGTCgaggcaggagaccaggagaCCCGGGGCTGGAGCACTGACAGGAGAAGGCAGTTGCCAGCCCACCCAGCGGGACGAGGTCAGGATGGGGAGCAGGGTCAGTGCGTGGCACTGCCTGGGAGCCTAGGCTGGGGTTTCAGATCTTCCCAGTCATGGGGTTGGAAGGAGCCCAAGagatccattcatttatttaaatataatgttTGAACCCCTGCCGTATCCTGAGCACCAGGGATACTGAAATGAACAAGACAGGCAGACAGTCCTCTCACCTAGCTTTTCTCAGGGTGGGGGGCGCAGTTTGCGATACACAGACAAGCATGTGATGGCACGTCAGCAGCTGGTCAGTGCTGTGGAGCACCTTCAGGCAGGACAAGTGCGAGAGGCCTCCCACCCACGAGCCTCGAGACTCTGCATGAGTTAGCTGCCCTCCCTCGGCCTCAGtttctcgtctgtaaaatgggagccgTCATGTTAGAATTGGATGAAACTGTGATTGAGGGCCTTATATGATGCCAGGCGTGCTGGAGGGGCTCCACCTACAAACACGCAGCAGGGATCAGCACACCCCTGCTGGGCATGGATGACTGACAGTGGGCCACATGTTCCAGTGGCCTGAGTCCAGCCGGTTCCAAGTCCCAGGTTTCCTCAGGGGTTGGAGTGGGAGGAAGAGTGGGACAGCTGGCAGGGACCCGAGTCACTCCTGGCTCAGTCACAGACTTACTGTGCAGCCCTGGAAAAGACACTTCCTCATTCTGGACCTCATTTTCTTCAATAAAGACTGACTCTTTGATGTACTGATTCTGCTCTCACACTGGCTGatgctctctgcctcagtttccccattggCCAGAGGACTCTAAAGCCTTTAGGATCTAATATAATTTcacctgggctttcctggtgtctcaagggtaaagagtccgcctgccaatgcagcggacatgcattcaatccctaggtcaggaagatcccctagagaaggaaatggcaacccactgaggtattcttgcctgggaaatcctatagacagaggagcctgggggggctacagtccatggggtcacaaaagagtcaggcatgacttaacaactaaacaacaacatccctTTCATCTGAACTAAGAATTAATAGTTCAGTGTGAACCCCCAGCTTGTTCCGTTACACCATCACTTCCCACCACTCCGCTGCCCTGGCAAGCCCCTCTGAACCAGGCTCAGGTTTGTAGGAGAATGTCAGTGCAATCCCTGCCTCCCAGGAGCCTTCAGTCCACACAGATCCACAGCATCATTAGCAATCACCCCACTGGGGAGGCAGGCTCTTCAGCTTTGCAGATGACAGGCTCTTGATAGAAAAGCAAGTGTGTTGGATCGGAGTGGGAAAGAAAACCCCCGCAGGCCAGAATCACAGATTGAGACTCATATGATGGGATTTAATATGCACGAGTGAGTTAAACATGCAGTGCCAACTAGATCCACAGCTcagggaaagaggagggagacaggCCTTGAGATGAGACTGATGGGGAGCGCAGAGTGAACCTACGAGGTGACATGTCTCTCACATCACAAGTCCCTTATCTGCTCTCTCCTTCCATGCCACCCCACCCATCCAGTCCAGCCCCAACCCAGGCTGTTCCCACGAGATGGAAGGCCCCAAACCTGGTTAgtttaacaataacaacaacagtaagTGCTACCAATTCTCAAATGCTTACCCTGCGCTGTGTGCTCGCATTCTCTCCTTCTGCACAAGTTCGCAAGGTTTGTATTAATAGCATTTTACATGAAGGAAGACTGAGGCTCGGAAAAGCTAATTAAAACAAAGCTAGTAAGCGGCAGGGGCTTTCCCAGttggcctagtggtaaagaatccacctgcaatgcaagagacgcaagttcaatccttgggtcaggaagattgccctggagaaggaaatggcaacccacgccagtattcctgcctgggaaatcccatggacagaagagcctggcaggctacagtgcatagcgtcgcaaaagagttgggcacgacttagcaaataaacaataaCCAaagcaagtggcagagctgagatttgagcCTCGTTTTAACTGACTCCAAAGCCAACACACTTCTGTGTACATCCTGCTGCCCGTTAGGCCATGTAAATAGAGATATGGAGTCTAGAAGAAGGGAGTAGAGAATCCTGTTCAACTCATGAATAAGCTGAACTTTGCCAAAAGGCAGGGCCTCCAGGCTTAAAATGGCATGTGATCAAGGTCACACTGATTCATTAATTCAAGAAGTGTTTATTAGAATCTAAGTATTAAAGTCTTTTCTAAACACTGGAGATATAGAGGTGAAGTCGATGGACAAAGTTCTGCTCTCCTGGTGCTTGCATTCCAGTAGGGGAAACAGATAATAACCAAATAAGTATATCCTAGGAAggggttccctagtggctcagacagtcaagaatccgcctgcaatgcaggagacctgggttcgatctctgggtcaggaagatcccctggagaagggaatggcaacccactccagtagtcttgcctggagaatcccatggacagaggagcctggtgggcttcagtcgaTGTggccgcaaaaagtcagacacgactaagtgactaagtacACAGGAAGTGATATGTTCTGAAATGAAGGAATAAAGTGAATGGAAAGAGACTGGA carries:
- the LOC132659136 gene encoding receptor-type tyrosine-protein phosphatase U-like; protein product: MTKATVSYCQETHVMSTMDRSFTDQSTLQEDEQLGLSFMDAHGYSPRGDQRGGGVTEASSLLGGSPRRPCGQKGSPYHTGQLHPVALVADLLQHINQVKTAEGYGFKQDKVPGPVQLGPLPRASLGSFLLHPSHQVVTEEIGDGGCKGSGALGTHWGTTVNTPAVIIIPSSGPGWMQ